cgagtgtaacgcagccaaatttactgatgatacaaagataggtgggaaagcaagttgtgaagaggacacaaagaatctacaaaaggatatagatcggctcagtgagtgggcaaaaatctggcagatggactataatgtggtaaaatgtcaggttatctcctgacaggaaaaataaaaaagtaaattatttaaatggggtcgattacaaaatgctgcagtacagagggatctggggatccttgtacatgaagctcaaaaagttagtatgcaggtacagcaagtaatcaggaaggcaaatgcaatgctggcctttattgcaagggggatggagtataaaagtagggaagtcctgctacaactgtacagggtgttagtgagaccacacctggagtactgtgcacagttttggtctggacttgtctccattcccgtgccgaggggattgctacaccagacggaggggcaacatttggggacactgattccccattgactcccattccccttctttctggtggatgatggaggggccactgtgtgtaatgtgcaagtcagtaagaattgtcagcaagctttccaattggagattttattcagtggaaactttcacacactattgcagattttgtaccaaagatcagtttaggattgaagtaaaagttgataattttattccaaactgaatttctgttgtgagtcgctgaattaaggggaaagataacacacagcgtttcttaaatggacactgcagccccgagaacacaatcagcaatatatccagaatattaaagttcaGCCCAGTTATtgggttatcagcagaaacaaacctcaactgtcagaatgaacatggttcagtcgggatgtgattaacagcagattccaacccctgcagtcacttgtgaacttgctggtgtctcagcaggctcgatgactgagtgaatcccttcccacactctgagcaggtgaatggcctctccccagtgtgaactcgctggtgtgtcagcagctgggatgaccgagtgaatcccttcccacactctgagcaggtgaatggcctctccccagtgtgaacttgctggtgtctcagcagggtggataaccgagtgaatcccttcccacactctgagcagatgaatggcctctccccagtgtgaattcgctggtgtgtcagcagggtggatgacagagtgaatcccgtcccacactctgagcaggtgaatggcctctccccagtgtgattgcgtcgatgagtttccagctcagatcgtgatctgaatcccttcccacagtccccacattcccacggtttctccatggtgcgggtgtccttgcgtctctccaggttggatgatcagttgaagcctcgcccacacacacaacacgtttacagtttattCGCAcagtgaatggtgtgatgttttttcaggctgtgtaactgattaaagctctttccacaggcagtgcactggaacactcactcgggtgtgtgtgtctcggtgcttttccagtcacactgatgtttgaaatcttttcccacaggcagaacagacaaacatttctccttccactttcaaaggccgatgacattcaggtcctgatgaatcgattgactctgtcagatcttgacgcgatgtttggtttgtgtttcctgtttgAAAATCTGCCCGTCTAATacactgtaaaaggagataacaaaactcatcactgtcagtacaagacacaaattcaggatcgACACATCCAGTTTCcagggaacattctttcctctcgttTTTCAaacctgtaaatccctgtcccacacattgtccctcctgctgggcTGAAATCAAAATCAACACACAATTCTAGACAGTTTCTCCTCCATTCCCAGTTATAACcatcaattctggctgggttcagttcttcactcact
This region of Pristiophorus japonicus isolate sPriJap1 unplaced genomic scaffold, sPriJap1.hap1 HAP1_SCAFFOLD_734, whole genome shotgun sequence genomic DNA includes:
- the LOC139256576 gene encoding zinc finger protein 664-like; translation: MEKPWECGDCGKGFRSRSELETHRRNHTGERPFTCSECGTGFTLSSTLLTHQRIHTGERPFICSECGKGFTRLSTLLRHQQVHTGERPFTCSECGKGFTRSSQLLTHQRVHTGERPFTCSECGKGFTQSSSLLRHQQVHK